The Kroppenstedtia pulmonis genome has a segment encoding these proteins:
- a CDS encoding alpha/beta fold hydrolase, giving the protein MDHIRKYGVPPFTVAVIHGGPGASGEMASVAQELARVRGTLEPLQTSFSVEGQVRELLTGLNKHGDLPVTLIGHSWGAWLSFIFAAHYPLLVRKLILVGSPPFEEKFASKIMETRLGRLDEKETLQVHCLKQALSDPNINDKDVILSQFGSLMSKADSFDPLPDHGKKTKVQLDIFQKVWAEASEWRKSGKLLGLGKQIQCPVVTIHGDYDPHPWEGVEKPLSQMIEDFRFILLKKCGHTPWKEKYAKDAFCKIIEKQLT; this is encoded by the coding sequence ATGGATCATATAAGGAAATATGGAGTTCCCCCCTTTACGGTTGCTGTCATTCACGGAGGTCCGGGTGCTTCCGGAGAAATGGCGTCAGTAGCACAGGAACTGGCTCGTGTCAGGGGAACATTGGAACCGTTGCAAACATCATTCTCCGTTGAAGGACAAGTACGCGAACTGCTGACTGGCTTAAATAAACACGGTGATCTTCCCGTCACATTAATCGGTCATTCATGGGGAGCGTGGCTAAGTTTTATTTTTGCGGCACATTATCCTTTGCTCGTACGAAAGTTGATACTCGTGGGAAGCCCTCCTTTTGAAGAGAAATTTGCATCAAAGATTATGGAAACCCGATTAGGTCGACTTGATGAGAAGGAAACATTACAAGTCCACTGTTTGAAACAAGCTTTATCAGATCCCAATATCAATGATAAGGATGTAATCCTGTCTCAATTTGGAAGTCTGATGTCCAAAGCGGATTCCTTTGATCCTTTACCTGATCATGGTAAGAAAACGAAGGTTCAACTGGATATCTTCCAAAAAGTATGGGCGGAAGCCAGTGAATGGAGAAAAAGTGGAAAGCTTCTGGGATTGGGCAAACAGATACAGTGTCCCGTTGTAACCATCCATGGTGACTATGATCCTCATCCCTGGGAGGGAGTCGAAAAACCTTTATCGCAAATGATTGAAGACTTCCGATTCATCCTGTTAAAAAAATGCGGACACACTCCCTGGAAGGAAAAATATGCGAAAGATGCATTCTGCAAAATAATAGAAAAGCAGCTGACTTAA
- a CDS encoding DUF1648 domain-containing protein, protein MNEHPVINIQKTKTEWLHDIICIVLFVSIIIYLAFAWPYLPDQIPIHYDVQGNADQWGSKWFTLPLIVLTILIYIGFTILRKHPYKFNYPDRLTEENAERFYKNANLTISWMNFEIAIYFLWLSKGFIDSAVNQSDFMNLSELFIWISVLAVTILYFLIRQSRIQ, encoded by the coding sequence ATGAATGAACATCCAGTGATCAACATCCAGAAAACCAAAACGGAATGGTTGCACGATATTATTTGTATCGTTTTATTCGTCAGTATCATTATTTATTTGGCCTTTGCTTGGCCTTATTTACCGGATCAGATTCCGATCCATTATGACGTACAAGGGAATGCCGACCAATGGGGGAGCAAATGGTTCACACTGCCATTGATTGTCCTGACGATTCTTATTTATATCGGATTCACAATCCTTAGGAAACATCCTTATAAGTTTAATTACCCCGATCGTTTGACAGAAGAGAATGCAGAGCGTTTTTACAAAAACGCTAACCTTACGATTAGCTGGATGAATTTTGAGATTGCAATTTACTTCCTATGGTTAAGCAAAGGATTTATCGATTCAGCAGTTAATCAATCGGACTTCATGAATTTGTCTGAACTTTTTATTTGGATTTCCGTACTTGCTGTTACCATTCTTTACTTCCTTATACGACAGAGTCGGATTCAATAA
- the def gene encoding peptide deformylase: MTRKTILPFGDPVLRKVAKPVQKITPKIIKLLDDMAETLSAEENRAALAAPQVGILRRVVVINFGDSFIELINPEILELKGEQIGPEACLSFPGYAGIVKRAQYAKVKFLNRKGEEVTLEGEGFLARCFQHEIDHLNGILFVDHVRNHELFHEQSNQRISVLDVIRLTNQKV; encoded by the coding sequence ATGACTCGAAAAACAATCTTGCCGTTTGGTGATCCTGTCTTACGAAAAGTGGCCAAACCGGTTCAAAAGATAACACCTAAAATTATCAAGTTACTGGATGATATGGCGGAGACGTTGTCCGCTGAGGAGAACAGGGCGGCGTTGGCTGCTCCCCAAGTGGGCATCTTAAGGCGAGTCGTTGTAATCAATTTCGGTGATAGCTTCATTGAATTAATCAATCCGGAAATCCTGGAGTTAAAGGGCGAACAGATCGGACCGGAGGCCTGTTTGTCCTTTCCGGGATATGCGGGAATCGTCAAGAGAGCCCAATACGCTAAAGTGAAATTCCTCAATCGGAAGGGTGAAGAAGTCACCCTGGAAGGGGAAGGGTTTCTCGCCCGTTGTTTCCAGCATGAGATCGACCACTTAAACGGAATTCTGTTCGTTGATCATGTCAGGAATCATGAACTCTTCCATGAACAAAGCAATCAAAGAATCTCTGTCCTGGATGTTATTCGCTTAACCAATCAAAAGGTGTGA
- a CDS encoding sensor histidine kinase has product MSVSRKLFITIASFIVAMCLVFTFVTQIVLRDSLNLMVEASRKKEMETLSELFAGYYEKNGGSWGGVQQAEVSKEVSREVSLLLLSREGKPLYTAGDADVDSITIFGIRSRIEMNGKTIAILYYHDPQVDFLSKLQMGIRDSTTFLLIAGATVFVLISLLVAYGLSRRLTAPLRLLLPVIDQLGKGEFGIQAPAVTPDEYGKVAKAFNAMSNQLQRAEEVRRNLAADVAHELRTPLTILQGKLELVQQSGRSIQPESLLPLQDELIRLSRLVDDLHQLSLAEAKKLPLERKPTDIPALLRRVIDRIRSDADRQGVEIRFTRSTDTSPVHVDPNRMTQVFLNLLTNALRYTPPGGTVHIATGEKREQHKDSYQITIADTGVGIEPEHLPHLFNRFYRTDESRARNRGGMGLGLAIAKEFISAHNGSIAVESHPGQGTTFIIEFPL; this is encoded by the coding sequence ATGAGTGTCAGCCGCAAACTGTTTATCACCATCGCTTCTTTCATCGTGGCCATGTGTTTGGTATTCACCTTTGTGACACAAATCGTATTGCGGGATTCTCTCAATTTGATGGTGGAGGCGAGCAGAAAAAAAGAGATGGAGACCTTATCGGAGCTGTTTGCCGGCTACTACGAAAAAAACGGCGGCTCTTGGGGCGGGGTACAGCAAGCTGAGGTAAGCAAAGAAGTCAGTCGAGAAGTCAGTTTATTGTTGTTATCCCGGGAAGGAAAACCACTGTACACCGCGGGTGATGCGGATGTTGATTCCATCACGATATTTGGCATCCGGAGCCGGATAGAGATGAATGGGAAAACGATCGCTATCTTGTACTATCACGATCCGCAAGTCGATTTCCTCTCCAAGTTACAGATGGGTATCCGCGATTCAACGACATTCCTGTTGATCGCAGGTGCGACCGTCTTCGTTCTGATCTCTCTTCTAGTCGCCTATGGGTTGTCGAGGCGGCTGACGGCACCGCTCCGATTGCTTTTGCCTGTCATCGATCAGTTGGGCAAGGGTGAATTTGGCATCCAGGCTCCGGCGGTGACCCCGGATGAGTACGGAAAGGTCGCAAAAGCCTTCAATGCCATGTCTAATCAACTACAGCGCGCCGAAGAAGTCCGGAGAAACCTAGCTGCAGATGTAGCCCATGAACTGAGAACTCCCTTGACAATCCTCCAGGGCAAACTGGAGCTGGTTCAGCAAAGCGGCCGATCCATCCAACCGGAGAGTCTGTTACCTTTGCAGGATGAACTGATCCGCCTGAGTCGCCTCGTCGATGACCTGCATCAGTTATCCCTCGCTGAGGCGAAAAAATTGCCCTTGGAGCGAAAACCGACGGATATTCCTGCATTGCTGCGACGGGTCATCGATCGGATCCGCTCCGACGCTGATCGTCAAGGCGTGGAAATCAGATTCACCCGTTCCACCGACACGTCCCCGGTCCATGTCGACCCGAATCGAATGACACAAGTTTTCCTCAACCTACTCACCAACGCACTCCGATATACGCCCCCAGGTGGTACGGTCCATATTGCCACCGGGGAGAAAAGAGAGCAACATAAAGACAGTTATCAGATCACGATCGCCGACACGGGAGTTGGCATCGAACCCGAACATCTCCCCCACCTCTTCAATCGGTTTTACCGCACCGATGAATCCCGTGCGCGGAACAGGGGTGGTATGGGACTGGGGCTGGCGATTGCAAAAGAGTTCATTTCGGCCCATAACGGATCCATCGCAGTGGAAAGTCACCCAGGGCAGGGTACCACCTTCATTATTGAATTCCCCCTCTAA
- a CDS encoding response regulator, with translation MVQTLLLVDDEEQVLRFMEPYLREEGFQTITAKTGTEALEKAKEEKPSLVVLDWMLPGMSGIEVCRELRRMSRMGIIMVTARTEETDKIIGLEVGADDYITKPFSLRELAARIRSVLRRMKGQEFNEDEIQRGELLISESRCQVWKQGKEILLTPTEFKLLLTLAVKLGIVYSRLQLLQAALEDDILNDERTVDAHISRLRKKIEDTSPPLYIQTVYGFGYRFGNQL, from the coding sequence ATGGTCCAAACCTTGTTGCTGGTGGATGACGAAGAACAAGTACTCCGATTTATGGAGCCCTATTTACGTGAGGAAGGGTTTCAAACCATCACAGCCAAAACGGGAACTGAGGCTCTCGAAAAAGCCAAAGAGGAAAAGCCCTCCCTCGTCGTGCTGGACTGGATGCTCCCCGGGATGAGCGGCATTGAAGTATGCCGAGAGCTGCGCCGGATGAGTCGGATGGGGATTATCATGGTGACAGCAAGAACGGAAGAAACGGACAAGATCATCGGCCTGGAAGTCGGCGCCGACGACTACATCACCAAACCTTTTTCTCTACGGGAGCTGGCCGCCCGGATTCGTTCGGTACTGCGCCGAATGAAGGGACAGGAATTTAACGAGGATGAGATCCAACGTGGTGAGTTGTTAATATCCGAATCTCGGTGTCAGGTATGGAAACAGGGAAAAGAAATCCTGCTCACACCAACGGAGTTCAAACTCTTGCTCACACTGGCTGTAAAACTAGGTATCGTATACAGTCGGTTACAACTCTTACAAGCGGCACTGGAAGACGACATCCTGAATGATGAGCGAACGGTGGACGCCCACATCAGCCGGCTCCGCAAAAAAATTGAAGATACGTCTCCTCCTCTCTACATCCAAACCGTCTATGGATTTGGCTATCGGTTCGGTAATCAGTTATGA
- a CDS encoding DUF6220 domain-containing protein gives MKQKEDSQVDLKVQPSTKGTEELTRGVRIFRIAFACLATIFAVCIIVQIFIAGLAVFVSPVNWMRHRMFAHLFNALPLIMLILSFVGRLPRKISWKSFGLFVLMYTMYITANITVILPFAAAVHPLIAMLLFWVSISIVMKAWSLAIKRIR, from the coding sequence ATGAAACAAAAGGAAGACAGCCAGGTAGATCTCAAAGTTCAACCATCAACCAAAGGTACAGAGGAGTTGACAAGAGGCGTTCGGATCTTTCGTATTGCATTTGCCTGTTTGGCAACAATCTTTGCTGTTTGCATCATAGTCCAGATCTTCATTGCCGGTCTCGCCGTTTTTGTAAGTCCGGTGAATTGGATGAGACACAGGATGTTTGCCCATTTATTTAATGCTTTGCCCCTAATCATGCTGATACTCAGCTTTGTAGGTCGATTGCCCAGAAAAATCAGCTGGAAAAGTTTTGGACTATTCGTTCTAATGTACACGATGTATATCACAGCCAACATCACTGTCATATTACCCTTTGCAGCTGCTGTCCATCCCTTGATCGCGATGCTGTTATTCTGGGTATCGATCTCCATCGTAATGAAGGCATGGTCATTGGCAATTAAAAGGATTCGATAA
- a CDS encoding site-specific integrase, protein MNPLISRDDELSTEFQEILKKAKDYTLQSKAENTTKSYRADWNDFEDWCRKRRVSTLPADPQTVSLYLSDLADRRKTSTLQRRISAISQAHQAAGHDSPTNSYLVRTVWAGIRRSKGMFQEGKDPILVDDLRYMAELLPDTLTGKRDRALLLVGFAGGFRRSELVSINREDIQTVPRGAVILLRRSKTDQDGRGEKVGIPRGSRPETCPIRALDEWLRGAEITSGPVFRPINRHGQVRNRRLSDRSVALIVKKAVESIGLDPKRFSGHSLRSGIATSAAMAGKDERAIMKQTRHKSTNMVRRYIRDGELFNENAASDIGL, encoded by the coding sequence ATGAATCCATTAATTTCAAGAGATGATGAACTCTCCACTGAATTTCAAGAAATCTTGAAAAAAGCCAAGGATTACACCTTGCAATCCAAGGCGGAAAATACGACAAAGAGTTATCGAGCAGATTGGAATGATTTTGAAGACTGGTGTCGTAAACGGAGAGTGTCTACGTTGCCGGCTGATCCGCAAACCGTTTCCTTGTATTTAAGTGATCTCGCTGATCGCCGGAAAACGTCTACTTTGCAACGGAGGATATCTGCAATCAGTCAGGCTCACCAGGCGGCTGGCCATGATTCACCAACCAACAGTTATCTGGTGCGTACGGTATGGGCCGGTATTCGACGTTCCAAGGGAATGTTTCAAGAAGGAAAAGACCCTATTTTAGTTGATGATTTACGCTATATGGCGGAATTGTTGCCGGATACCTTGACTGGCAAGCGGGATCGGGCATTGTTACTGGTGGGTTTTGCCGGAGGATTTCGCCGGTCTGAGCTGGTTTCCATCAATCGGGAGGATATTCAGACGGTTCCCCGAGGCGCAGTGATTTTGTTACGTCGTTCTAAAACAGACCAAGACGGAAGAGGGGAAAAGGTTGGTATTCCCAGGGGCTCTCGACCGGAAACGTGTCCCATCCGTGCTTTGGATGAATGGTTGCGAGGAGCTGAAATTACTTCCGGTCCAGTATTTCGGCCCATTAACAGGCATGGACAAGTGCGTAATCGACGACTTTCCGATCGTTCAGTCGCTTTGATCGTTAAAAAAGCCGTCGAATCCATTGGGTTGGACCCCAAACGATTTTCCGGACATAGCTTACGTTCGGGAATTGCTACTTCTGCTGCCATGGCTGGCAAGGACGAACGGGCGATCATGAAACAGACCCGGCATAAATCGACGAATATGGTCCGGCGATACATACGGGATGGAGAATTGTTTAACGAGAACGCAGCATCCGATATCGGGTTGTAA
- a CDS encoding vWA domain-containing protein: MYRKISLVFLAVLFIITAGCSSLIQTKESDSANSGSGKKSESEDTDHLEESNRYANLNIPDELDDLELQKGAGTFGGKKYDLRKIHPELDKIPENISPRQLDQRLRRLMAEDFRPYVHLFETYDTSVLNVGNSPASRPKIKLPKGQEVNVVILLDASGSMADQVSGETKMDLAKKSVQNFISNMPDGAHVSLQVYGHKGSNSKKDKDISCESVEEVYPLGSYKKNAFNKAMDSVQPAGWTPLASSIRQAQDTLKTHVGDGVQNIVYVVSDGIETCDGDPVKEAEKLHGSEIEAVVNIIGLDVDDEGQKALKKAADAGGGEYHSVDSKVDLQEYFQEEYDRLYDEWSNWADIHYKKAEIIARKKYDDLEARGGKMRSTAEMEYYHLKDAADYLEKKRKFDYSIISDLRSMWMERRDTLKEYASNRRDDLQSEVRERRDRVQDIIRNKRDSAQDRLTD; the protein is encoded by the coding sequence ATGTACAGGAAGATTAGCTTGGTCTTTTTAGCGGTGCTATTTATCATAACCGCTGGCTGTTCATCACTGATACAGACAAAGGAGAGTGACTCTGCCAACTCCGGCTCCGGGAAAAAAAGTGAATCTGAAGATACCGATCACCTGGAGGAGTCTAACCGTTATGCAAACCTTAACATCCCTGATGAGCTGGATGATTTGGAACTTCAAAAAGGGGCAGGTACATTTGGCGGTAAAAAATACGATTTGAGAAAGATCCATCCCGAGTTGGACAAAATTCCCGAAAATATTTCTCCCCGTCAATTGGACCAACGTTTACGTCGCTTGATGGCTGAAGATTTCCGTCCTTATGTTCACCTTTTTGAAACATATGACACCTCTGTTCTCAATGTGGGAAACAGTCCGGCCAGCAGACCGAAAATTAAATTGCCCAAGGGTCAAGAGGTCAATGTTGTCATTCTGCTGGATGCCAGCGGTAGCATGGCGGATCAGGTAAGTGGCGAGACCAAAATGGACCTGGCCAAAAAGTCTGTTCAAAACTTTATTTCCAATATGCCGGACGGTGCTCATGTTTCCCTTCAGGTTTATGGACATAAAGGAAGCAACAGCAAAAAAGACAAGGACATTTCTTGTGAAAGCGTCGAAGAAGTATACCCCCTTGGTTCTTATAAAAAAAATGCCTTTAACAAAGCGATGGATTCTGTACAGCCTGCGGGATGGACTCCCTTGGCTTCATCCATCAGACAGGCTCAGGATACCCTGAAAACTCATGTCGGTGATGGAGTGCAAAATATCGTATACGTTGTCAGCGACGGGATCGAAACCTGTGATGGTGACCCTGTCAAAGAAGCGGAAAAACTGCATGGATCCGAGATAGAAGCTGTCGTTAATATCATCGGTCTGGATGTAGATGACGAAGGACAAAAAGCGTTGAAAAAAGCGGCTGATGCCGGTGGCGGTGAATACCACTCTGTTGATTCCAAAGTGGATCTTCAGGAATATTTCCAGGAAGAATACGACCGTCTGTATGATGAATGGAGTAACTGGGCTGACATCCACTATAAAAAAGCGGAGATCATTGCGAGGAAAAAATACGATGATCTGGAAGCAAGAGGGGGTAAGATGCGTAGTACCGCAGAAATGGAATATTATCACCTCAAAGATGCAGCCGATTATCTGGAGAAAAAAAGAAAATTTGACTACAGTATTATCTCAGATCTTCGATCGATGTGGATGGAGCGCCGTGATACGCTTAAAGAGTATGCAAGTAACCGTCGGGATGATCTGCAAAGTGAAGTAAGGGAACGTCGGGACCGTGTCCAAGATATCATCAGGAACAAACGGGATTCGGCGCAAGATAGATTAACCGATTAA
- a CDS encoding ArsR/SmtB family transcription factor, whose protein sequence is MPRTPLQQSNEEVCETFCYDAEKVQRLQPRVGETRNLVPILKGLADETRLKIAYALTLEEELCVCDVAHILQSTVATASHHLRLLKNLGLTKSRKEGKLVFYSLDDEHVRQIIELAMEHMKEGKSRG, encoded by the coding sequence GTGCCGAGAACACCCTTACAACAATCCAATGAAGAGGTATGTGAGACATTTTGTTACGATGCGGAAAAAGTGCAACGTCTTCAACCTCGGGTAGGGGAGACGCGTAATTTAGTCCCTATTCTGAAAGGGCTTGCTGATGAAACCAGGCTGAAGATTGCCTATGCCTTGACCTTGGAGGAAGAGCTATGTGTCTGTGACGTGGCTCATATCCTCCAGTCTACGGTTGCCACTGCCTCTCATCATTTGCGGTTGTTAAAAAATCTGGGATTGACCAAAAGTCGTAAGGAAGGAAAATTGGTCTTTTACTCCTTGGATGATGAACATGTCCGACAGATTATTGAACTGGCCATGGAACATATGAAAGAAGGGAAATCACGTGGATAA
- a CDS encoding heavy metal translocating P-type ATPase, translating into MDKTYQLDNLSCANCARKFEENVKALPGVSEAKVFFGTSKLRVSGEASLEELNAAGAFDGIQVQLDSEGQNRKQTTSFLRPVLSVLFLFIAWTLDAADAVSTAVYVLLYGASALIGGYTMFQRGIRNLFRLDFDMNVLMTVAVIGAAFIGEWREGAVVAFLFAVSEALEKMSMNRARRSIQSLLDLKPKMATVRRGNHEQSLPVEEIQKGDIILVQPGEKIALDGVILAGNTTVDQATITGESIPVEKTVGDDVFAGTLNQQGAIDMKVTRRSEDTTLAKIIRMVEEAQGQRAPVQAFVDRFAGIYTPVIMGLAAFIAVLPPIMMGASWGDWIYRGLALLVVACPCALVISTPVTLLSAIGNAAKNGVLIKGGIHLEQAGTLQALALDKTGTLTQGAPTVTDIIPMGEESSATLLQTAASVEKRSEHPLAQAIVQSADEKSIELLQAKEFQALTGKGAEAVIQDRLVRVGSPRLFQEKKMWNDTLQEIVFNLQEQGKTAVLVGDDQSVYGVLGLADSLRKNSRQAVQSLKDTGIKQIVMLTGDHTATAQAIGKQAGMDEVYAELLPDEKVARIKELKNNYGGVAMTGDGVNDAPALANATVGIAMGGAGSDTALETADIVLMGDDLSKLPFMIRLSRKAMRVIKQNIIFSLGTKLLALLLIFPGWLTLWVAILIDMGASLIVTTNGMRLFRMKTDEKSLS; encoded by the coding sequence GTGGATAAGACCTACCAGTTGGACAACTTGAGTTGTGCTAACTGCGCCCGGAAGTTTGAGGAAAATGTAAAGGCATTGCCGGGAGTATCAGAGGCAAAAGTATTCTTCGGCACATCCAAACTGAGGGTGTCCGGGGAAGCGAGCCTGGAAGAATTGAATGCCGCCGGCGCCTTTGATGGGATACAGGTTCAGTTGGATTCAGAGGGACAGAACAGAAAACAAACCACCTCCTTTTTGCGTCCCGTCCTGTCAGTTCTGTTCTTGTTCATAGCTTGGACATTGGATGCCGCCGATGCTGTTTCGACTGCTGTATATGTCCTCTTATATGGCGCTTCTGCACTCATTGGCGGCTATACGATGTTTCAGCGTGGTATTCGAAACCTGTTTCGGTTGGATTTCGATATGAACGTACTGATGACTGTCGCCGTTATTGGTGCCGCTTTTATTGGTGAATGGCGAGAAGGTGCTGTTGTAGCGTTTTTGTTCGCTGTCAGTGAAGCCTTGGAAAAAATGTCGATGAATCGTGCCCGACGTTCAATTCAGTCTCTACTTGATCTGAAGCCAAAAATGGCCACTGTACGAAGAGGAAACCATGAGCAATCTTTACCGGTGGAAGAGATTCAAAAAGGCGATATTATCTTGGTTCAGCCTGGTGAAAAAATTGCATTGGACGGAGTTATTCTCGCCGGGAACACAACTGTGGATCAGGCGACGATCACCGGCGAATCGATTCCAGTGGAAAAAACGGTGGGCGATGATGTGTTTGCCGGAACTCTTAACCAGCAAGGTGCCATCGATATGAAGGTAACCCGGCGCTCAGAAGACACCACATTGGCCAAGATTATTCGTATGGTGGAAGAAGCCCAGGGCCAGCGGGCACCGGTTCAGGCCTTTGTGGATCGTTTCGCCGGTATTTACACCCCGGTTATTATGGGGTTGGCAGCATTCATAGCCGTATTGCCCCCTATCATGATGGGTGCTTCCTGGGGTGATTGGATCTATCGAGGGTTGGCGTTATTGGTAGTGGCATGTCCCTGTGCATTAGTGATCTCCACACCGGTTACGTTGCTCTCAGCCATCGGGAATGCCGCTAAAAACGGAGTTTTGATCAAAGGAGGCATCCATTTGGAGCAAGCCGGAACCCTCCAGGCTCTTGCATTAGACAAAACGGGAACCCTCACTCAGGGAGCACCGACTGTGACGGATATCATTCCCATGGGGGAAGAGAGTTCAGCAACATTGCTTCAAACTGCGGCCTCTGTGGAGAAACGCTCTGAACACCCCTTGGCTCAAGCCATTGTTCAAAGTGCTGACGAAAAATCGATTGAACTTTTACAAGCAAAAGAATTTCAGGCACTCACCGGAAAAGGCGCTGAGGCAGTGATCCAGGATCGATTGGTTCGAGTAGGCAGTCCACGCCTTTTTCAAGAAAAGAAGATGTGGAATGATACCTTGCAGGAGATCGTTTTCAACTTGCAAGAACAGGGGAAAACCGCCGTATTGGTCGGAGACGATCAGTCAGTGTATGGTGTTCTCGGTTTGGCTGACTCCTTGCGAAAAAACAGTCGACAAGCTGTTCAGTCATTAAAGGATACGGGAATCAAACAAATCGTTATGCTGACAGGGGATCACACAGCAACTGCACAGGCAATCGGGAAACAGGCCGGCATGGATGAAGTATATGCAGAGCTTTTACCTGACGAAAAAGTAGCTCGTATCAAAGAACTAAAGAATAACTATGGCGGTGTGGCCATGACGGGTGACGGGGTAAACGATGCACCGGCATTGGCCAATGCCACGGTCGGAATTGCCATGGGTGGTGCCGGTTCAGATACGGCGTTGGAGACAGCAGATATCGTCTTGATGGGTGATGATCTATCCAAATTGCCCTTTATGATTCGCCTAAGTCGTAAGGCGATGCGGGTTATTAAACAAAATATTATTTTTTCTTTGGGTACCAAGTTGTTGGCCTTGTTGCTCATCTTTCCGGGCTGGCTTACCCTTTGGGTCGCCATCTTGATCGATATGGGTGCTTCCCTAATAGTTACCACAAATGGTATGAGGCTGTTTCGAATGAAAACCGATGAGAAGAGTTTGTCATGA